A part of Streptomyces sp. NBC_00557 genomic DNA contains:
- a CDS encoding DivIVA domain-containing protein yields the protein MGSASMSPHGFVTVRGRGYRPEQVDAFLARLSDDRDAAWERAARLTVLAKNMEAEAARLRETVDRLPPQTYESLGEGAHRLFQRVLEEAADLRERARREAHQHVEDARAYADRVRREAQEAADALRAEADEHARRRLEAARAEADGLRTGTRRAVREGRSAVLAEVRGARQRAAGMLAAQSRELAERWAGAEREAAGRAAALQARLDERISRAEAGLSDAERALAEAEEYARRSQEEAPVRAAAIIAEARVREERIALETEQVLRAHGEAWDVVRAHMDHARSRLHALTSRAAPE from the coding sequence GTGGGCAGCGCATCGATGTCGCCGCACGGCTTCGTGACGGTCCGGGGACGCGGCTACCGCCCCGAGCAGGTCGACGCCTTCCTGGCACGGCTGTCGGACGACCGCGACGCCGCCTGGGAGCGGGCCGCGCGGCTGACCGTGCTCGCCAAGAACATGGAGGCGGAGGCGGCGCGGCTGCGGGAGACCGTCGACCGGCTCCCGCCGCAGACGTACGAGTCGCTCGGGGAAGGCGCGCACCGGCTGTTCCAGCGGGTGCTGGAGGAGGCGGCGGACCTGCGCGAGCGCGCGCGGCGGGAAGCGCACCAGCACGTCGAGGACGCGCGGGCGTACGCCGACCGGGTACGGCGGGAGGCGCAGGAGGCGGCGGACGCGCTCCGCGCGGAGGCCGACGAACACGCCCGCCGTCGGCTCGAGGCCGCGCGCGCCGAGGCCGACGGCCTGCGCACCGGCACCCGGCGCGCGGTGCGGGAGGGTCGCTCGGCGGTGCTCGCCGAGGTGCGCGGGGCGCGGCAGCGCGCCGCCGGGATGCTCGCCGCGCAGTCCCGGGAGCTGGCCGAGCGGTGGGCCGGGGCCGAGCGCGAGGCGGCCGGGCGGGCCGCCGCGCTCCAGGCCCGGCTCGACGAGCGCATCAGCCGCGCCGAGGCCGGACTGTCCGACGCCGAGCGGGCCCTGGCGGAGGCCGAGGAGTACGCGCGACGCAGCCAGGAGGAGGCGCCCGTGCGTGCCGCCGCGATCATCGCCGAGGCGCGCGTGCGCGAGGAACGCATCGCCCTGGAGACGGAGCAGGTGCTGCGCGCGCACGGCGAGGCCTGGGACGTCGTACGCGCGCACATGGATCACGCGCGCAGCAGGCTGCACGCCCTGACGAGCCGGGCGGCCCCGGAGTGA
- a CDS encoding sodium/solute symporter, giving the protein MTAAATPAPGGFTGFSGSAQSMSLVAFSTVATVTLLLCVMAGPDRDDLDEFYTGYSSLSPLRNGLAIAGDYISAATVLGTGGVIALCGYDGVVLALSTALSLMLLMFLLAEPLRNAGRFTMGDALARRLPGRCVRITACAVTIAALLPLMLVQLAGTGQLMAFILGFTDASLKTACVVGLGALMIAYAAIGGMKGTALIQILKIVMLVGSGSVIALLVLHRFDWDPGALFTAAAGNSGAGPAFLHSGLEFGTSGTSRLDMVASELTVVLGGACLPHITMRMYTASSAPQVRRSMSWAVSIVALFVLVITVVGFGATALVGRTVIAGADPQGNTAYLLGSRAVFGADVSTAETFLFTMVTTALFLTLLASVAGMILACANSLAHDVFAARVEEMPARREMALARVSALAIGVPTILLATLVQHHSLQPLVTLSFCLGASAIAPALVYGLFWRRYTRSGLLATLIGGSLTVLLLMPGTKLVSGSPVSAFPHADFNWFPFTTTGIVSIPAGFLFGWLGTVVSGRAKAEQQRRQYEAVEGWILAGAVRRGG; this is encoded by the coding sequence ATGACCGCCGCAGCCACACCCGCCCCGGGAGGCTTCACCGGGTTCAGCGGCTCCGCCCAGTCGATGTCGCTGGTCGCCTTCTCCACCGTCGCCACCGTCACGCTGCTGCTGTGCGTGATGGCCGGCCCCGACCGCGACGACCTCGACGAGTTCTACACCGGCTACAGCTCCCTGTCCCCGCTGCGCAACGGCCTGGCGATCGCCGGCGACTACATCTCCGCGGCCACCGTCCTCGGCACCGGCGGAGTGATCGCCCTGTGCGGCTACGACGGCGTCGTCCTCGCGCTGAGCACGGCGCTGTCGCTGATGCTGCTGATGTTCCTGCTGGCCGAACCGCTGCGCAACGCGGGCCGGTTCACCATGGGCGACGCGCTCGCCCGCCGGCTGCCCGGCCGCTGCGTGCGCATCACGGCCTGCGCGGTGACCATCGCCGCGCTGCTGCCGCTGATGCTGGTCCAGCTCGCCGGGACCGGGCAGCTGATGGCGTTCATCCTGGGCTTCACCGACGCGTCCCTGAAGACCGCGTGCGTCGTCGGCCTCGGCGCCCTGATGATCGCCTACGCGGCGATCGGCGGCATGAAGGGCACCGCGCTCATCCAGATCCTGAAGATCGTGATGCTGGTCGGCTCGGGCTCCGTGATCGCCCTGCTGGTCCTGCACCGCTTCGACTGGGACCCGGGCGCCCTGTTCACCGCGGCCGCCGGCAACAGCGGCGCCGGGCCGGCCTTCCTGCACTCCGGCCTGGAGTTCGGCACCTCCGGCACGTCCCGTCTCGACATGGTCGCCTCCGAGCTGACCGTGGTCCTCGGCGGCGCCTGCCTGCCGCACATCACCATGCGCATGTACACCGCCTCCAGCGCCCCCCAGGTGCGCCGCTCGATGTCCTGGGCGGTGTCCATCGTCGCCCTGTTCGTGCTCGTCATCACGGTGGTCGGGTTCGGCGCCACGGCGCTGGTCGGCCGCACCGTGATCGCCGGCGCCGACCCGCAGGGCAACACCGCCTACCTGCTCGGCTCGCGGGCGGTGTTCGGCGCCGACGTGTCCACGGCCGAGACGTTCCTGTTCACCATGGTGACGACGGCGCTCTTCCTGACCCTGCTCGCCTCGGTCGCCGGGATGATCCTGGCCTGCGCCAACTCCCTCGCCCACGACGTGTTCGCGGCCCGCGTCGAGGAGATGCCGGCCCGGCGGGAGATGGCCCTCGCCCGCGTCTCGGCGCTCGCCATAGGGGTGCCGACGATCCTGCTCGCCACTCTGGTGCAGCACCACAGCCTGCAGCCCCTGGTGACGCTCTCCTTCTGCCTGGGCGCCTCCGCCATCGCGCCCGCCCTGGTGTACGGGCTCTTCTGGCGCCGCTACACCCGCAGCGGCCTGCTGGCCACGCTGATCGGCGGCAGCCTGACCGTGCTGCTGCTCATGCCGGGCACCAAGCTGGTGTCCGGCTCCCCCGTCTCGGCCTTCCCGCACGCCGACTTCAACTGGTTCCCGTTCACCACCACCGGCATCGTCTCCATCCCGGCCGGCTTCCTCTTCGGCTGGCTCGGCACGGTCGTCTCCGGCCGCGCCAAGGCGGAACAGCAGCGGCGCCAGTACGAGGCGGTGGAGGGCTGGATCCTGGCGGGCGCGGTGCGCAGGGGCGGCTGA
- a CDS encoding DUF485 domain-containing protein, translating into MSQDPPHPSYDPLQPYPAPFPPAHDRPPAPYGPPHLTYPWQPAPPPPPRPERRADREPVGHHSDLRVLRSAYRWQRRTATLTALGYFTLFLVLSACAPGVMTRTVADGIPAGLLLAVAQLPVTWLAIALYEHTARRHVDPLADRIRKEAELNARRGALR; encoded by the coding sequence ATGTCACAGGACCCGCCGCACCCGTCGTACGACCCGCTCCAGCCGTATCCCGCCCCCTTCCCGCCTGCCCACGACCGGCCCCCCGCCCCCTACGGCCCGCCCCACCTCACCTACCCCTGGCAGCCCGCTCCCCCGCCGCCGCCCCGCCCGGAGCGGCGGGCCGACCGCGAACCCGTCGGCCACCACAGCGACCTGAGGGTGCTGCGCAGCGCCTACCGCTGGCAGCGGCGCACCGCCACCCTCACCGCGCTCGGCTACTTCACCCTGTTCCTGGTCCTGTCCGCCTGCGCGCCCGGCGTGATGACCCGCACGGTCGCCGACGGCATCCCCGCCGGCCTGCTGCTCGCCGTGGCCCAACTGCCGGTCACCTGGCTGGCGATCGCCCTGTACGAGCACACCGCCCGCCGGCACGTCGATCCGCTCGCGGACCGCATCCGCAAGGAAGCCGAACTGAACGCACGCCGAGGAGCGCTCCGATGA
- a CDS encoding MFS transporter has translation MGSTTPAIRGGAVDGQGTRRRGAVVAALMLAMALAALDATVVSTAVPQIVGDLGGFSVFSWLFSGYLLAVTVTLPVYGKLSDTFGRKPVLVTGAAVFLAGSLLCAGAWNMAALIAFRIVQGLGGGALQGTVQTLAADLYPLAQRPKIQSKLSTVWAVSAVAGPGLGGLLAAYAGWRWIFLVNLPIGAAALWLIVRHLHEPAREKPENGRHARVDWAGALAVFACGGVLLTALVQGGVAWPWLSAPSLTLFGTGLALAVVVVAVERWAAQPIIPGWVWRRRTIAAVNLALGALGLLMVAPSVFLPTYAQSVLGLAPVAAGFVLSVWTLSWPVSAALSQHVYRRIGFRDTALLGIGLAALILGAFPLLPYPGSWWQPTLLMLLLGGALGLFQLPLIVGVQSTVGWSERGTTTASVLFCRQTGQTLGASLFGAVANGVLAARLGGAGDLDSVTRALDAGTAPEATRRAIADAVHAVYLGAAAAAALAFVVLLAVAPRRFPVRDE, from the coding sequence GTGGGGAGTACGACACCCGCGATACGCGGCGGCGCCGTCGACGGGCAGGGCACCCGGCGCCGGGGCGCCGTCGTCGCCGCGCTGATGCTGGCGATGGCACTGGCCGCGCTGGACGCCACCGTCGTCTCCACGGCCGTACCGCAGATCGTCGGCGACCTCGGCGGTTTCTCGGTGTTCTCCTGGCTCTTCTCCGGCTATCTGCTCGCCGTGACCGTCACGCTCCCCGTCTACGGCAAGCTGTCGGACACCTTCGGCCGCAAGCCGGTGCTGGTGACGGGCGCGGCCGTGTTCCTGGCCGGCTCGCTGCTGTGCGCGGGCGCCTGGAACATGGCGGCGCTGATCGCGTTCCGGATCGTGCAGGGCCTGGGCGGCGGGGCGTTGCAGGGCACCGTGCAGACGCTGGCCGCCGATCTGTACCCGCTGGCGCAGCGCCCGAAGATCCAGTCCAAGCTGTCCACGGTGTGGGCGGTGTCGGCGGTGGCCGGGCCGGGGCTCGGCGGGCTGCTCGCCGCGTACGCGGGCTGGCGCTGGATCTTCCTGGTCAACCTGCCGATCGGCGCCGCCGCGCTGTGGCTGATCGTCCGTCATCTGCACGAACCGGCGCGGGAGAAGCCGGAGAACGGCCGCCACGCGCGCGTGGACTGGGCCGGCGCGCTCGCGGTGTTCGCCTGCGGCGGGGTGCTGCTGACCGCGCTGGTGCAGGGCGGGGTCGCCTGGCCGTGGCTGTCGGCGCCGTCGCTGACGCTGTTCGGCACGGGACTCGCGCTGGCGGTCGTGGTGGTCGCGGTGGAGCGGTGGGCGGCGCAGCCGATCATCCCCGGCTGGGTGTGGCGGCGGCGTACGATCGCGGCCGTCAACCTGGCGCTGGGCGCGCTGGGGCTGCTGATGGTGGCGCCGAGCGTGTTCCTGCCGACGTACGCGCAGTCGGTGCTCGGACTCGCGCCCGTGGCCGCCGGTTTCGTGCTGTCGGTGTGGACGCTGTCCTGGCCGGTGTCGGCGGCGCTCAGCCAGCACGTCTACCGCCGCATCGGCTTCCGCGACACCGCGCTGCTCGGCATCGGCCTGGCCGCGCTGATCCTGGGCGCGTTCCCGCTCCTGCCGTATCCCGGCTCCTGGTGGCAGCCGACGCTGCTGATGCTGCTGCTGGGCGGCGCGCTCGGGCTGTTCCAGCTGCCGCTGATCGTCGGGGTGCAGTCGACGGTGGGCTGGTCGGAGCGGGGCACCACGACCGCGTCGGTGCTGTTCTGCCGGCAGACCGGACAGACCCTGGGCGCCTCGCTGTTCGGCGCCGTCGCCAACGGCGTGCTGGCCGCGCGGCTGGGCGGGGCGGGCGATCTGGACTCCGTCACGCGCGCGCTGGACGCCGGTACGGCACCGGAGGCGACCCGGCGCGCGATCGCCGACGCCGTGCACGCGGTGTACCTCGGCGCGGCCGCCGCGGCGGCGCTCGCCTTCGTGGTGCTGCTGGCGGTGGCGCCGCGCCGGTTTCCGGTGCGCGACGAGTGA
- a CDS encoding ABC transporter ATP-binding protein: MTSAVTIPGHGGDSEGAARSASMRGAGRVAGGSTAVAARARQVVKAYGSGETRVVALDHVDVDIARGQFTAIMGPSGSGKSTLMHCLAGLDTVTSGRIYLDETEITGLKDKKLTRLRRDRIGFIFQAFNLLPTLNAIENITLPMDIAGRKPDKAWLDRVVETVGLAGRLKHRPAQLSGGQQQRVAVARALAARPEIIFGDEPTGNLDSRAGAEVLGFLRRSVDELGQTIVMVTHDPVAASYADRVLYLADGRIVDEMYQPTADQVLDRMKDFDARGRTS; the protein is encoded by the coding sequence GTGACATCGGCTGTGACCATTCCCGGGCACGGGGGCGATTCGGAAGGTGCGGCGCGAAGCGCCTCGATGAGGGGCGCTGGCCGGGTCGCGGGAGGGAGTACGGCCGTTGCCGCGCGGGCGCGGCAGGTCGTGAAGGCGTACGGGTCCGGCGAGACCCGTGTCGTCGCCCTCGACCACGTCGACGTGGACATCGCACGGGGCCAGTTCACCGCCATCATGGGCCCCTCGGGGTCCGGCAAGTCCACGCTGATGCACTGCCTCGCCGGCCTCGACACGGTGACGAGCGGCCGGATCTACCTGGACGAGACCGAGATCACCGGCCTGAAGGACAAGAAGCTCACCCGGCTGCGCCGGGACCGGATCGGCTTCATCTTCCAGGCGTTCAACCTGCTGCCCACGCTGAACGCCATCGAGAACATCACGCTGCCCATGGACATCGCGGGCCGCAAGCCGGACAAGGCCTGGCTGGACCGCGTGGTGGAGACCGTCGGACTCGCCGGACGCCTCAAGCACCGGCCGGCCCAGCTCTCCGGCGGCCAGCAGCAGCGCGTCGCCGTGGCCCGCGCGCTCGCCGCCCGCCCGGAGATCATCTTCGGCGACGAGCCCACCGGAAACCTCGACTCGCGCGCCGGCGCCGAAGTCCTCGGCTTCCTGCGCCGCTCGGTGGACGAACTCGGCCAGACGATCGTGATGGTCACCCACGACCCCGTCGCCGCCTCCTACGCCGACCGCGTGCTCTACCTCGCCGACGGCCGGATCGTCGACGAGATGTACCAGCCGACGGCCGATCAGGTCCTGGACCGCATGAAGGACTTCGACGCCCGGGGGCGCACGTCATGA
- a CDS encoding ABC transporter permease: protein MTVLKTSLRNFFAHKGRMALSAIAVLLSVAFVCGTLVFTDTMNTTFDKLFQATSADVTVSAKGSSDTGETTSRTGKPPVMPASVVGAVRGARGVAKAEGTVFSTTVTVIDAKKDKLSPTSGAPTIVGSWNGNDARTMKIVSGAAPKGPGQVMVDEDTADKHHLKLGDDIGMISVVGTHHARVSGIAAFQVTNPGAAIFYLDTRTAQQTLVGRTGVYTNVNVTAAKGVSDARLKQNVTAALGHGYKVQTAKEVADANQKSVESFLNVMKYAMLGFAGIAFLVGIFLIINTFSMLVAQRTREIGLMRAIGSSRKQVNRSVLIEALLLGVIGSVLGVGAGVGIAVGLMHLMGKMGMHLSTDDLTIAWTTPAVGLLLGVVVTVLAAYLPARRAGKVSPMAALRDAGAPADAKAGAVRAVIGLLLTAAGGWSLYVAATADKARTGSGWLGLGVVTTLIGFVVIGPLLAAGLVRVLGAVVLRVFGPVGRMAERNALRNPRRTGATGAALMIGLALVACLSVVGSSMVASATDQLDKTVGTDFIIQGDNGQRVVPQAVRLIKDTPGLARVTEYKPTLADFTTPDGRTLKNTDITAADRTYATDLRKKTVAGNLTDAYLPDSMSVHEKFAKAHGIHLGSKITVAFREGSTAHLTVRAITSSDDVIDQGAMYTSISTLARYVPAAKMPLDQLVFATAEHGRQAAAYKSLKSALHDDYPQLTVRDQTDYKKALKDQIGQLLNMIYGLLALAIIVAVLGVVNTLALSVVERTREIGLMRAIGLSRRQLRRMIRLESVVIALFGAMIGLGLGIGWGATAQKLLALQGLKILEIPWPTITTVFVASAFVGLFAALIPAFRAGRMNVLNAIATD from the coding sequence ATGACCGTCCTGAAGACCTCGCTGCGCAACTTCTTCGCCCACAAGGGCCGGATGGCGCTCTCGGCGATCGCGGTCCTGCTGTCGGTGGCGTTCGTGTGCGGCACCCTGGTGTTCACCGACACCATGAACACCACCTTCGACAAGCTCTTCCAGGCCACGTCCGCGGACGTGACGGTCAGCGCGAAGGGCTCCTCCGACACCGGCGAGACCACCTCCCGCACCGGCAAGCCGCCGGTCATGCCGGCCTCCGTCGTCGGCGCCGTCCGCGGCGCCCGGGGCGTGGCGAAGGCCGAGGGCACCGTGTTCTCCACCACGGTCACCGTCATCGACGCCAAGAAGGACAAGCTCTCGCCCACCAGCGGCGCGCCGACCATCGTCGGCAGCTGGAACGGCAACGACGCCCGCACCATGAAGATCGTCTCCGGTGCGGCGCCCAAGGGCCCCGGCCAGGTCATGGTCGACGAGGACACCGCCGACAAGCACCACCTGAAGCTGGGCGACGACATCGGGATGATCTCGGTCGTCGGCACCCACCACGCGCGCGTGTCCGGCATCGCCGCCTTCCAGGTGACCAACCCCGGCGCGGCCATCTTCTACCTGGACACCAGGACCGCCCAGCAGACCCTGGTCGGCCGCACCGGCGTCTACACCAACGTCAACGTCACCGCCGCCAAGGGCGTCAGCGACGCGCGGCTGAAGCAGAACGTGACCGCCGCCCTCGGCCACGGCTACAAGGTGCAGACCGCCAAGGAGGTCGCCGACGCCAACCAGAAGAGCGTCGAGAGCTTCCTGAACGTGATGAAGTACGCGATGCTCGGCTTCGCCGGGATCGCCTTCCTCGTCGGCATCTTCCTGATCATCAACACCTTCTCCATGCTGGTCGCCCAGCGCACCCGCGAGATCGGCCTGATGCGCGCCATCGGCTCCTCCCGCAAGCAGGTCAACCGCTCCGTGCTGATCGAGGCGCTGCTGCTCGGCGTGATCGGCTCGGTGCTCGGGGTCGGCGCGGGCGTCGGCATCGCCGTCGGCCTGATGCACCTCATGGGCAAGATGGGCATGCACCTGTCCACCGACGACCTGACCATCGCCTGGACCACCCCGGCCGTCGGCCTGCTCCTCGGCGTCGTCGTCACCGTCCTCGCCGCCTACCTGCCCGCCCGCCGCGCCGGCAAGGTCTCCCCGATGGCCGCCCTGCGCGACGCCGGCGCCCCCGCCGACGCCAAGGCCGGCGCCGTCCGCGCCGTGATCGGCCTGCTGCTCACCGCCGCCGGCGGCTGGAGCCTGTACGTCGCCGCGACCGCCGACAAGGCCAGGACGGGCTCCGGCTGGCTGGGCCTGGGCGTGGTGACCACGCTGATCGGCTTCGTCGTCATCGGCCCGCTGCTCGCCGCCGGACTGGTCCGGGTCCTCGGCGCGGTCGTCCTGCGCGTGTTCGGGCCCGTCGGCCGCATGGCCGAGCGCAACGCGCTGCGCAACCCGCGCCGCACCGGCGCCACCGGCGCGGCCCTGATGATCGGCCTGGCCCTGGTGGCCTGCCTGTCCGTGGTCGGCTCCTCCATGGTCGCCTCGGCCACCGACCAGCTCGACAAGACCGTCGGCACCGACTTCATCATCCAGGGCGACAACGGCCAGCGCGTCGTCCCGCAGGCGGTCAGGCTCATCAAGGACACCCCCGGCCTCGCCCGGGTCACCGAGTACAAGCCGACCCTGGCCGACTTCACCACCCCCGACGGCCGGACCCTGAAGAACACCGACATCACCGCGGCCGACCGGACCTACGCGACCGACCTGCGCAAGAAGACCGTCGCCGGGAACCTCACGGACGCCTACCTGCCCGACTCGATGTCCGTCCACGAGAAGTTCGCCAAGGCCCACGGCATCCACCTCGGCTCGAAGATCACCGTCGCGTTCAGGGAGGGCTCCACCGCCCACCTGACGGTCCGGGCCATCACCAGCAGCGACGACGTGATCGACCAGGGCGCGATGTACACGTCGATCAGCACGCTGGCGAGGTACGTGCCCGCCGCGAAGATGCCGCTCGACCAGCTGGTCTTCGCCACCGCCGAGCACGGACGGCAGGCCGCGGCCTACAAGTCCCTGAAGTCGGCCCTGCACGACGACTACCCGCAGCTCACCGTGCGCGACCAGACCGACTACAAGAAGGCGCTGAAGGACCAGATCGGCCAGCTCCTGAACATGATCTACGGCCTGCTCGCCCTCGCGATCATCGTCGCCGTCCTCGGCGTCGTGAACACCCTGGCACTGTCGGTGGTCGAGCGGACCCGGGAGATCGGCCTGATGCGGGCGATCGGTCTCTCCCGCCGCCAGCTGCGCCGCATGATCCGCCTGGAGTCCGTGGTGATCGCCCTCTTCGGCGCCATGATCGGCCTCGGCCTGGGCATCGGCTGGGGCGCCACCGCCCAGAAGCTCCTCGCCCTGCAGGGCCTGAAGATCCTGGAGATCCCCTGGCCGACGATCACCACGGTCTTCGTCGCCTCGGCCTTCGTGGGCCTCTTCGCCGCCCTGATCCCGGCGTTCCGGGCCGGCCGGATGAACGTCCTGAACGCGATCGCGACGGACTAG